In the genome of Streptomyces pactum, one region contains:
- a CDS encoding TetR/AcrR family transcriptional regulator encodes MARAGLTTDRVVRAAAELADEAGFGNVTVSALARRFGVKDASLYSHVRGVADLRTRVALFAAEEKTERITAAVAGRAGRDALVAFADAYRRYALEHPGRYAATQLPLDPETAAASVGYRRAVETTYAMLRGYHLREPDLTDAVRLLRSTFHGFVSLEAQGGFGHPREVTASWGRIVESLHRTLENWPASGAPGDG; translated from the coding sequence ATGGCGCGTGCGGGGCTCACGACGGACCGGGTGGTGCGCGCGGCGGCGGAACTCGCCGACGAGGCGGGGTTCGGCAACGTCACCGTCTCCGCCCTGGCGCGCCGCTTCGGGGTGAAGGACGCGAGCCTGTACTCGCACGTCCGCGGCGTGGCGGACCTGCGGACCCGGGTGGCGCTGTTCGCCGCCGAGGAGAAGACCGAGCGGATCACGGCGGCCGTGGCCGGGCGGGCCGGTCGGGACGCGCTGGTGGCCTTCGCGGACGCCTACCGGCGGTACGCCCTGGAGCATCCCGGACGGTACGCGGCGACGCAGCTGCCGCTCGACCCGGAGACCGCCGCCGCCTCCGTGGGGTACCGGCGTGCGGTGGAGACCACCTACGCGATGCTCCGCGGCTACCACCTCCGCGAACCGGACCTGACCGACGCGGTCCGTCTGCTGCGCAGCACCTTCCACGGCTTCGTCAGCCTGGAGGCCCAGGGCGGCTTCGGGCATCCCCGTGAGGTGACGGCGTCCTGGGGCCGCATCGTCGAATCCCTCCACCGGACGCTGGAGAACTGGCCGGCCTCCGGGGCGCCCGGCGACGGCTGA
- a CDS encoding FBP domain-containing protein gives MKEVSEQQIRASFVNCSKGEAKRLFIPRDLEERPWEDLDFLGWSDPGAPDRSYLVTERDGRLVGVALRSGTKQRGFLHRSMCSFCLTTHPGNGVSLMTARRTGEAGRLGNSVGEYMCADLACSLYTRGKKSPAFGGRLQESIPVEQKVERTRTGLFAFLDKITA, from the coding sequence ATGAAGGAAGTAAGTGAGCAGCAGATCCGCGCGTCGTTCGTCAACTGTTCCAAGGGGGAGGCCAAGCGGCTCTTCATACCGCGCGACCTGGAGGAACGCCCCTGGGAGGACCTGGACTTCCTGGGCTGGAGCGACCCCGGCGCGCCGGACCGCAGCTATCTGGTCACCGAGCGGGACGGCCGGCTGGTCGGGGTGGCACTGCGCTCCGGCACCAAGCAACGGGGCTTCCTCCACCGCAGCATGTGCTCGTTCTGCCTCACCACCCACCCGGGCAACGGCGTCTCCCTGATGACCGCCCGCCGCACCGGCGAGGCCGGACGGCTGGGGAACTCGGTCGGTGAGTACATGTGCGCCGATCTGGCCTGCTCGCTGTACACCCGCGGCAAGAAGAGCCCCGCCTTCGGCGGACGGCTGCAGGAGTCCATCCCGGTGGAGCAGAAGGTGGAGCGCACCCGCACCGGCCTCTTCGCCTTCCTCGACAAGATCACCGCCTGA
- a CDS encoding GNAT family N-acetyltransferase: MSDDSVMLRPVAEDDLPLLERFLTDPEATGPFQWRGWSDPARWRRRWAQDGLLGDESGQLMVVAGADRLGFVAWRKVVTSSSSYHWNIGAQLLPGARGRGVGTRAQRLLARYLFAHTPVVRLEADTETGNIAEQRALEKSGFTREGVLRSLVFRDGQWRDVVRYSLLREDMPPAEQ, translated from the coding sequence ATGAGTGACGACTCCGTGATGCTTCGGCCGGTGGCCGAGGACGACCTCCCGCTGCTCGAACGGTTCCTCACCGATCCGGAGGCGACCGGGCCGTTCCAGTGGCGGGGCTGGTCGGATCCGGCGCGTTGGCGGCGACGCTGGGCGCAGGACGGCCTGCTGGGCGACGAGTCCGGCCAGTTGATGGTGGTGGCCGGTGCGGACCGGCTCGGCTTCGTGGCCTGGCGGAAGGTCGTGACCTCGTCGAGTTCGTACCACTGGAACATCGGAGCCCAGCTGCTGCCGGGTGCCCGGGGCCGCGGCGTCGGCACCCGGGCCCAGCGGCTGCTGGCGCGTTACCTGTTCGCGCACACACCGGTCGTCAGGCTTGAGGCGGACACCGAGACGGGGAACATCGCCGAACAGCGCGCACTGGAGAAGTCGGGGTTCACCCGCGAGGGCGTGCTCCGCAGCCTGGTGTTCAGGGACGGGCAGTGGCGGGACGTCGTGCGCTACAGCCTGCTCCGCGAAGACATGCCGCCGGCGGAGCAGTGA
- a CDS encoding helix-turn-helix domain-containing protein: protein MASLNVGNLGEFLREQRRSAQLSLRQLADAAGVSNPYLSQIERGLRRPSAEILQQLAKALRISAETLYVQAGILDERDREEAEVRSVILADPSINERQKQVLLQIYESFRKENAHSASDGPGDGGDGAADRAGAGGGDTAPGTPHTPADDGTSSN, encoded by the coding sequence ATGGCATCACTGAACGTCGGCAACCTCGGCGAGTTCCTGCGGGAGCAGCGGCGCAGTGCCCAGCTCTCGCTGCGGCAGCTCGCCGACGCCGCAGGGGTGTCCAACCCGTACCTGAGCCAGATCGAGCGCGGTCTGCGCAGGCCGAGCGCGGAGATTCTCCAGCAGCTCGCCAAGGCGCTGCGCATATCCGCCGAGACGCTGTACGTACAGGCCGGCATCCTCGACGAACGCGACCGGGAGGAGGCCGAGGTCCGCAGCGTGATCCTGGCCGACCCGTCGATCAACGAGCGGCAGAAGCAGGTACTGCTCCAGATCTACGAGTCGTTCCGCAAGGAGAACGCGCACTCCGCGAGCGACGGGCCCGGTGACGGCGGCGACGGTGCCGCCGACCGTGCGGGCGCCGGCGGTGGTGACACCGCGCCCGGCACCCCCCACACCCCAGCCGACGACGGCACATCCTCGAACTGA
- a CDS encoding DUF2516 family protein, translating into MLVTGFFSVLGLISLAMALFALGAFIDAALHREDAYRAADKNTKAFWLIILGLSAVVMKLFSILSFLPVIGLIATIVYVVDVRPALKQVSGGGRRRPSSSDGPYGPYNGGR; encoded by the coding sequence GTGCTGGTTACCGGATTCTTCAGCGTCCTGGGGCTGATCTCCCTGGCGATGGCCCTGTTCGCGCTGGGCGCGTTCATCGACGCCGCACTGCACCGGGAGGACGCGTACCGCGCCGCCGACAAGAACACCAAGGCCTTCTGGCTGATCATCCTCGGTCTCTCCGCCGTCGTGATGAAGCTGTTCTCGATCCTTTCTTTCCTCCCGGTGATCGGGCTGATCGCCACGATCGTCTACGTGGTGGACGTGCGGCCCGCCCTGAAGCAGGTATCCGGCGGCGGCCGGCGGCGTCCGTCCAGCTCGGACGGGCCCTACGGCCCGTACAACGGGGGCCGCTGA
- a CDS encoding aminotransferase class IV family protein: protein MSSFVVQRNGRAATAEELAPLAFAGYAHFTAMQVRGGRVRGLDLHLARLRAASAEMFGRAPADDRVRSWLRAAVEAGPADLSLTATVYSPAGEFTAAGEAVEPEVLVRTGPAATGPEGPLTLATYEHERFLPGVKHVGEVAKTYLLRRAVAEGYDDAAFTDRRGRLTEGSIWNLAFWDGDTVIWPEAEVLGGVTMGIVRRQLDRLGVPQRVRAVTPADLPELAGAVVMNSWTPGVPVHRIGAVALPAAPAFVDLLHRAYREEPATAP, encoded by the coding sequence ATGTCCTCTTTCGTCGTTCAGCGCAACGGTCGTGCGGCGACCGCCGAGGAGCTGGCACCGCTGGCCTTCGCGGGCTACGCCCACTTCACCGCCATGCAGGTGCGCGGGGGCCGGGTCCGGGGGCTCGACCTCCACCTGGCGCGGCTGCGCGCCGCGTCGGCGGAGATGTTCGGCCGGGCACCCGCCGACGACCGGGTGCGGTCCTGGCTGCGGGCCGCGGTGGAGGCGGGACCGGCGGACCTGTCGCTGACCGCGACGGTCTACTCGCCGGCCGGTGAGTTCACCGCGGCAGGGGAGGCGGTGGAGCCGGAGGTGCTGGTGCGTACCGGGCCGGCCGCGACGGGCCCCGAGGGACCGCTGACGCTGGCCACCTACGAGCACGAGCGGTTCCTGCCGGGGGTGAAGCACGTCGGCGAGGTCGCCAAGACGTATCTGCTGCGCCGGGCCGTGGCCGAGGGCTATGACGACGCCGCGTTCACCGACCGCCGCGGCCGGCTGACCGAGGGCTCGATCTGGAACCTGGCCTTCTGGGACGGCGACACGGTGATCTGGCCGGAGGCCGAGGTGCTCGGCGGCGTCACCATGGGCATCGTCCGCCGGCAGCTGGACCGTCTGGGAGTGCCCCAGCGCGTCCGGGCGGTCACCCCCGCGGACCTGCCGGAGCTGGCCGGCGCCGTCGTCATGAACTCCTGGACGCCGGGGGTGCCGGTGCACCGGATCGGGGCGGTCGCGCTGCCCGCGGCGCCGGCGTTCGTGGACCTGCTCCACCGGGCCTACCGGGAGGAGCCGGCGACCGCCCCGTGA